A stretch of Leisingera sp. S132 DNA encodes these proteins:
- the ftsH gene encoding ATP-dependent zinc metalloprotease FtsH: protein MGNARNIAFWVVLFLLILALFNLFSGSGSTMQSRERTFSDFVSSVETGKVSTVTLDGEQVRYTTTDGQNYVTIKPADAEVTALLIEKNIPVRAEKQQQSGFQSFLITLLPFLLLIGVWIYFMNRMQGGGKGGAMGFGKSKAKMLTEKHGRVTFDDVAGIDEAKEELEEIVEFLRNPQKFSRLGGKIPKGALLVGPPGTGKTLLARAIAGEAGVPFFTISGSDFVEMFVGVGASRVRDMFEQAKKNAPCIVFIDEIDAVGRHRGAGYGGGNDEREQTLNQLLVEMDGFEANEGVIILAATNRKDVLDPALLRPGRFDRNVTVGNPDIKGREKILAVHARKTPLGPDVDLRIIARGTPGFSGADLANLVNEAALMAARVGRRFVTMEDFESAKDKVMMGAERRSMVLTQDQKEKTAYHEAGHAVVGMALPLCDPVYKATIIPRGGALGMVVSLPEMDRLNYHRDECQQKLAMTMAGKAAEVIKYGEDHVSNGPAGDIQQASQLARAMVLRWGMSDKVGNIDYAEAHEGYSGNTAGFSVSANTKELIEEEVKRFIQQGYEQALEILKDKTEEWERLAQGLLEYETLTGDEIKRVMNGEPPQAGDDEDDSEDQGNASVTAIPKAKPKKTPPEGGMEPEPSA from the coding sequence TTGGGCAACGCTCGCAATATCGCCTTTTGGGTTGTTCTGTTTCTGCTGATTCTGGCGCTGTTCAATCTGTTCAGCGGTTCCGGCAGCACGATGCAGAGCCGTGAACGCACTTTCTCGGACTTCGTCAGTTCGGTGGAGACCGGCAAGGTCAGCACCGTCACCCTGGACGGGGAGCAGGTCCGCTACACCACGACCGACGGGCAGAACTACGTCACCATCAAGCCGGCTGATGCCGAAGTCACCGCGCTGCTGATCGAAAAGAACATTCCGGTGCGCGCCGAGAAACAGCAGCAGTCGGGCTTCCAGTCCTTCCTGATCACGCTTCTGCCGTTCCTGCTGCTGATCGGCGTCTGGATCTACTTTATGAACCGGATGCAGGGCGGCGGCAAAGGCGGCGCCATGGGATTCGGCAAATCCAAGGCCAAGATGCTGACCGAGAAGCACGGCCGCGTCACCTTTGACGACGTGGCGGGCATCGACGAGGCCAAGGAAGAACTGGAAGAGATCGTTGAATTCCTGCGCAACCCGCAGAAATTCTCGCGCCTCGGCGGCAAGATCCCCAAGGGTGCGCTGCTGGTCGGCCCTCCGGGCACCGGTAAAACCCTGCTGGCCCGCGCCATTGCAGGCGAGGCTGGCGTGCCGTTCTTCACCATCTCCGGCTCAGACTTCGTCGAGATGTTCGTCGGCGTCGGCGCCTCCCGTGTGCGCGACATGTTCGAGCAGGCCAAGAAAAACGCTCCCTGCATCGTCTTCATCGACGAGATCGACGCCGTGGGCCGCCACCGCGGCGCCGGCTATGGCGGCGGCAACGATGAGCGCGAGCAGACCCTGAACCAGCTCTTGGTGGAGATGGACGGTTTTGAGGCCAACGAGGGCGTCATCATCCTGGCCGCCACCAACCGCAAGGACGTGCTGGATCCGGCGCTGCTGCGCCCGGGGCGGTTTGACCGCAACGTGACCGTCGGCAACCCCGACATCAAAGGCCGCGAGAAGATCCTGGCGGTGCACGCCCGCAAGACCCCGCTGGGTCCGGACGTGGACCTGCGCATCATCGCCCGCGGCACCCCCGGGTTCTCCGGCGCCGATCTGGCCAACCTGGTCAATGAGGCCGCGCTGATGGCCGCCCGCGTCGGCCGCCGCTTTGTCACCATGGAGGATTTCGAATCCGCCAAGGACAAGGTGATGATGGGGGCAGAGCGCCGCTCGATGGTGCTGACCCAGGACCAGAAGGAAAAGACCGCCTACCACGAGGCCGGCCACGCGGTTGTCGGCATGGCGCTGCCGCTGTGCGATCCGGTATACAAGGCGACGATCATCCCGCGCGGCGGCGCGCTGGGGATGGTGGTGTCGCTGCCTGAGATGGACCGCCTGAACTACCACCGCGATGAGTGCCAGCAGAAACTGGCGATGACCATGGCGGGCAAGGCCGCAGAAGTCATCAAGTATGGCGAGGACCATGTCTCCAACGGTCCGGCCGGCGACATCCAGCAGGCCAGCCAGCTGGCGCGTGCCATGGTGCTGCGCTGGGGCATGTCGGACAAGGTCGGCAACATCGACTATGCCGAGGCCCACGAAGGCTACTCCGGCAACACTGCGGGTTTCTCGGTTTCTGCGAACACCAAGGAGCTGATCGAGGAAGAGGTGAAGCGCTTCATCCAGCAGGGCTATGAACAGGCGCTGGAGATCCTCAAGGACAAGACCGAGGAATGGGAGCGTCTGGCGCAGGGCCTTCTGGAATACGAGACTCTGACCGGCGACGAAATCAAGCGCGTGATGAATGGCGAGCCGCCGCAGGCCGGCGACGACGAGGACGACAGCGAGGATCAGGGCAACGCCTCTGTCACCGCAATCCCCAAGGCGAAGCCCAAGAAGACCCCGCCAGAGGGCGGCATGGAGCCCGAACCCTCCGCCTGA
- a CDS encoding MOSC domain-containing protein has translation MPVLRKTDFTGEIVWLGHVPAASGLQAVASETLDLGFTGIAGERHEGENRVSCVRVKNLYPEGTEIRNVRQLTILSEEELALIAADMGMGSVNPAHLGATIVLRGIPDFTFVPPSSRLQGPDGVTLTVDMENRPCVLPGREIEKDHSGFGARFKPAAQNRRGITAWVERPGCLQLGGELALFVPDQRAWAP, from the coding sequence ATGCCGGTGCTGCGGAAAACGGACTTCACGGGTGAAATCGTGTGGCTGGGCCATGTGCCTGCAGCCAGCGGCCTGCAGGCTGTGGCGTCGGAAACCTTGGACCTGGGATTTACCGGCATTGCCGGTGAGCGCCACGAGGGCGAAAACCGCGTGTCCTGCGTGCGGGTCAAGAACCTCTACCCGGAAGGCACCGAAATCCGCAACGTGCGCCAGCTGACCATCCTGTCCGAAGAGGAACTGGCGCTGATCGCGGCAGACATGGGGATGGGCAGCGTTAATCCGGCGCATCTGGGCGCCACCATCGTGCTGCGCGGCATCCCGGATTTCACCTTCGTGCCGCCGTCCTCTCGCCTGCAGGGGCCTGACGGGGTGACGCTGACGGTGGACATGGAAAACCGCCCTTGCGTCCTGCCGGGCCGCGAGATCGAGAAGGACCACTCGGGCTTTGGCGCCCGCTTCAAACCGGCGGCGCAGAACCGCCGGGGAATCACCGCCTGGGTCGAACGCCCCGGGTGCCTGCAGTTGGGCGGCGAACTGGCGCTCTTTGTCCCGGATCAGCGCGCCTGGGCGCCCTAG